One region of Phaeocystidibacter marisrubri genomic DNA includes:
- a CDS encoding T9SS type A sorting domain-containing protein: MKRVLLLCMTLLGGFAAQAQHPYVDINQINYVSPTDLANCNDTSAYFGDTVRTWGVVVTPGNVSEVPSGSVQGGHRPFLFIADTANGGNSGPWKGIEVMGAYQNAQGNLLPLPNIETALPGDIIEFIGVVNAYNNGTQLEPIDGNSFSIMGSTTAPTYATVPLGDLNDANQVNIPTSGEQWENSFVELQNVTVTSVIYFSGNSRVSFNVVDGNGNTINVSDRFLAQKLPSHQTVNPYSPQATGSFNPPVPGTFYTSLKGMVRHDANGCFVNSGTRGYELNPFDASHYVVGYAPPYISNFDRDPAIPTSNQTVDLTMNISDFDGTVDTAIVYYTSDSTLDASQFPGYALNLVSGTTDEFEFTLPKYADGTLVRYYIKATDDQGNDSYYPTTPVGASEPNFEYYFVRDGGLKIFDIQFSLDGSGNSPLVGQTVTFIGIVTASTKQHDLGYLYVQDEGGTEWSGVWCVGAGITNYFREEEVLVTGQVQESFGMTQVVVSNIQHTGNRAVIQPVVIDPTDSTAKANFGWEKYESVLVEYRMPNNAKLYINNENQGFGDYNVSDVVGNSDARSGRILAGRQSSSSQSSLYVQLVTDSSYATVDGEMEVGPIEVSDTMSMDAVRGILFYGFSNYRLLPRNNDDFIGLNVTLDTTNLPQSTISVEEWNSTAQVVAYPNPATDRMTIELEGGNITGVSLYDLSGRAVLNHTATEARVELNLSGLRAGAYILRVNDSKGNVHTARVIISQ; encoded by the coding sequence ATGAAAAGAGTATTACTTCTTTGCATGACTCTACTAGGAGGTTTCGCGGCGCAAGCCCAGCACCCTTATGTAGATATTAATCAAATCAACTACGTCAGTCCAACTGACTTAGCAAACTGTAACGACACTAGCGCGTACTTTGGCGACACGGTTCGCACATGGGGCGTTGTAGTTACTCCGGGAAACGTTTCCGAAGTTCCTTCGGGTTCGGTTCAAGGCGGTCACCGTCCATTCTTGTTCATTGCAGATACAGCCAACGGCGGAAACTCTGGACCTTGGAAAGGAATTGAAGTTATGGGTGCGTATCAAAACGCTCAGGGTAACTTGCTTCCACTTCCGAACATCGAGACGGCACTTCCAGGTGATATCATCGAGTTTATTGGTGTGGTTAACGCTTACAACAACGGAACTCAGCTAGAGCCGATTGACGGTAACTCATTTAGCATTATGGGTTCTACTACAGCTCCTACCTACGCCACAGTGCCTTTGGGCGACTTGAACGATGCGAACCAAGTGAACATACCTACTTCAGGTGAGCAATGGGAGAATTCATTCGTCGAGCTTCAAAACGTAACCGTAACTAGCGTCATCTATTTCAGCGGAAACAGTCGCGTGAGCTTTAACGTAGTGGACGGAAACGGCAATACCATCAACGTATCTGATCGCTTCCTAGCGCAAAAGTTACCTAGCCACCAAACGGTTAACCCTTATTCTCCACAAGCTACTGGTTCTTTCAACCCACCGGTTCCTGGAACTTTCTACACTAGCTTGAAGGGAATGGTTCGTCACGATGCCAACGGCTGTTTCGTAAACAGTGGAACCCGTGGTTACGAATTGAATCCATTTGATGCTAGTCACTACGTGGTAGGCTACGCTCCACCGTATATCAGCAACTTCGATCGCGATCCAGCAATCCCAACTAGCAACCAGACGGTGGACTTGACCATGAACATCTCTGACTTTGACGGTACAGTGGATACAGCCATCGTATACTATACTTCAGACAGCACGTTGGATGCATCACAGTTCCCTGGTTATGCATTGAACTTGGTGAGCGGCACTACAGATGAATTTGAATTCACCCTTCCTAAGTATGCCGACGGCACACTTGTACGCTACTACATCAAGGCTACAGACGACCAAGGAAACGATTCATACTACCCTACTACTCCAGTTGGAGCCAGCGAACCAAACTTCGAATACTACTTTGTACGCGACGGTGGACTTAAAATTTTCGATATCCAGTTCTCTTTGGACGGTAGCGGAAACTCTCCATTGGTAGGCCAAACAGTTACTTTCATAGGAATTGTAACCGCATCTACCAAGCAGCACGACCTCGGTTACCTCTACGTACAAGACGAAGGTGGTACAGAATGGAGTGGTGTTTGGTGTGTTGGCGCCGGAATCACCAACTACTTCCGCGAAGAAGAAGTTTTGGTAACGGGTCAAGTTCAAGAGAGCTTCGGAATGACTCAAGTTGTCGTTTCTAACATCCAACACACTGGAAACCGAGCGGTTATTCAACCGGTTGTGATCGATCCTACTGACAGTACTGCAAAAGCAAACTTCGGTTGGGAGAAATACGAAAGTGTTTTGGTAGAATACCGTATGCCAAACAACGCCAAGTTGTACATCAACAACGAGAACCAAGGATTTGGTGACTACAACGTATCGGACGTAGTTGGAAACTCCGACGCACGCTCAGGTAGAATCTTGGCTGGTCGCCAAAGTAGCTCTTCACAATCTTCATTATACGTTCAATTGGTAACCGATTCATCTTACGCTACCGTTGACGGTGAGATGGAAGTAGGTCCAATTGAAGTTTCGGACACCATGAGCATGGATGCGGTTCGCGGTATCTTGTTCTACGGATTCTCCAACTACCGCTTGTTGCCACGTAACAACGACGACTTCATTGGATTGAACGTAACCCTTGACACAACCAATCTTCCTCAGTCTACAATTTCTGTTGAAGAATGGAACAGCACTGCTCAGGTAGTTGCTTACCCGAACCCAGCAACAGACCGCATGACCATTGAATTGGAAGGTGGCAACATTACTGGTGTTTCACTATACGATCTTTCGGGAAGAGCTGTATTGAACCACACTGCAACGGAAGCTCGTGTTGAACTCAACTTGAGCGGACTCCGTGCCGGTGCGTACATCCTTCGCGTGAACGATTCTAAAGGAAACGTACACACTGCGAGAGTTATCATTAGCCAATAA
- a CDS encoding endonuclease/exonuclease/phosphatase family protein, whose amino-acid sequence MKKVYGLFLLVCGFNLAATAQNSERLKIMTYNLLNYRNTTSYCDGSNNSSSQKDTYLHTIVNHVEPHILVCQEVGAQSGVPADRILTNALNTGSTQYWAKAAYTNNGFSNIVNAAFYDTRYVGLKSQSHITQDASNNSLARVIDFYRFYYKDSLLSNDPDTVFFTVVGVHLKAGSTTSDQNQRTAAALATMQYIQSSVVDDNVILCGDLNMNAGSDAAFQHFINYSVAGVRLYDPMNETGTWYNNYGVRYIHTQSTRLSNTNSGCFSGGGLDDRYDHILVSDEILNGAEGIEMTNGTFTVIGNDGLHLNQDITDNSNLSVPSNVLTALHGMSDHLPVTLEFDVEKKNIGLREAPLHETAVRISQLTPNTVRIEWPLNVSDIRSIEITDLHGRCIHTSIPDGNAEVITLSRARAGVYVARLTRNNGELVHAKFMIR is encoded by the coding sequence ATGAAGAAAGTCTACGGACTCTTTCTTTTGGTTTGTGGTTTCAATCTCGCCGCCACCGCTCAGAATTCGGAGCGTTTGAAGATTATGACCTATAATCTTCTCAATTACAGGAATACAACTTCCTACTGTGATGGGTCGAATAACTCTAGCAGTCAGAAAGATACCTATCTCCACACCATCGTCAATCACGTTGAGCCTCACATTCTGGTTTGTCAGGAAGTTGGCGCACAGTCTGGAGTTCCGGCTGACCGAATTTTAACAAACGCCCTAAACACTGGCTCAACACAATACTGGGCCAAAGCGGCATACACGAATAACGGCTTCTCCAACATAGTAAATGCCGCGTTTTACGATACTCGATACGTCGGACTAAAGTCGCAATCACACATTACACAAGATGCGAGCAACAACAGTTTAGCCCGTGTGATCGACTTCTACCGATTCTATTACAAGGACTCATTATTGAGTAATGATCCGGACACCGTATTCTTCACGGTTGTTGGCGTTCACCTCAAAGCTGGATCAACCACTTCCGACCAAAACCAACGAACCGCTGCGGCTCTAGCGACCATGCAGTACATTCAAAGCTCAGTGGTTGACGACAACGTCATCCTTTGTGGCGACCTCAACATGAATGCGGGAAGCGATGCAGCTTTCCAACATTTCATCAATTACTCTGTAGCAGGTGTTCGTCTTTACGATCCCATGAATGAAACCGGAACATGGTATAACAACTATGGCGTTCGATACATTCACACCCAAAGCACTCGTCTTTCTAATACCAATAGCGGTTGCTTCTCTGGTGGTGGTTTGGACGATCGATACGATCACATCTTGGTGAGTGACGAAATCTTAAATGGCGCAGAGGGTATTGAAATGACCAATGGTACCTTCACCGTAATTGGCAACGACGGTCTTCACCTCAACCAAGATATCACTGACAACTCCAACTTAAGTGTCCCGAGCAATGTTCTCACCGCCCTTCACGGGATGTCGGATCACCTTCCTGTCACCCTAGAGTTTGACGTAGAAAAGAAAAACATTGGCTTGCGTGAAGCACCACTTCACGAAACCGCTGTTCGCATTAGTCAGCTTACTCCCAATACTGTTCGCATCGAATGGCCATTGAACGTAAGCGACATCCGATCCATAGAAATTACAGACCTCCACGGTAGATGCATTCATACGTCTATTCCAGATGGAAACGCTGAAGTTATTACCCTTTCTCGTGCAAGAGCTGGAGTTTATGTAGCCCGCTTAACGAGAAACAACGGCGAGCTCGTTCACGCCAAATTCATGATTCGCTAA